From one Cyanobacterium stanieri PCC 7202 genomic stretch:
- a CDS encoding acid phosphatase/vanadium-dependent haloperoxidase related protein (PFAM: Divergent PAP2 family~COGs: COG1963 conserved hypothetical protein~InterPro IPR003832~KEGG: mar:MAE_14560 hypothetical protein~PFAM: acid phosphatase/vanadium-dependent haloperoxidase related~SPTR: Putative uncharacterized protein), which produces MEIVNEILANKLIVIPLLACIISQIIKVTVDTVSNRKFSFRYIVSTGGMPSAHSALVGSLATGVGQTLGWSSPEFAIASIFAGIVMYDAAGVRQAAGKQARVLNQIMEGMINHEDFNEERLKELLGHTPFQVVVGLILGILSSAIFLPLV; this is translated from the coding sequence ATGGAAATTGTTAATGAAATTCTGGCAAACAAGTTAATTGTTATTCCTCTTTTAGCCTGTATCATTTCTCAAATTATCAAAGTCACCGTCGATACTGTTTCTAACCGCAAATTTAGCTTTCGTTATATCGTCAGTACGGGAGGAATGCCCAGCGCTCACTCCGCCCTTGTAGGCTCTCTGGCGACAGGGGTAGGGCAAACTTTGGGTTGGTCTTCTCCTGAATTTGCGATCGCCTCTATTTTTGCAGGTATCGTCATGTACGATGCGGCGGGGGTACGTCAGGCGGCAGGAAAACAAGCAAGGGTATTAAACCAAATCATGGAAGGGATGATTAACCATGAAGACTTTAACGAAGAAAGATTAAAAGAATTATTAGGTCATACTCCCTTTCAGGTGGTGGTGGGTTTAATCTTGGGAATTTTAAGCTCTGCCATTTTTCTGCCTTTGGTTTAA
- a CDS encoding major facilitator superfamily MFS_1 (PFAM: Major Facilitator Superfamily~COGs: COG2814 Arabinose efflux permease~InterPro IPR011701~KEGG: cyp:PCC8801_3129 major facilitator superfamily MFS_1~PFAM: major facilitator superfamily MFS_1~SPTR: Major facilitator superfamily MFS_1) — protein MNFLKVFQTIERPKLVNMGILFASGLLFWMSMSSLLPTLPAYIEDMGAQPKQVALVMSFFAIGLLGSRIWLGQLADESLDRFLKNIPLFPPINRLIFVFGKLIFGSLVYYPSRKVIILIGTTVAAIAPMCYLFFNQIPQLMAIRAFHGISIAAFTTGYSALVVDISPPKQKGELIGYMSLVIPLGMAVGPAVGGFLQEYSSYQTLFLFCAGCSILSLSLASQVREFPPERRKEIKAQEKNSSPNSNSEKEDFGRSFKELFLDRSFFVPTLVLLLVGSLFSTIVTFLPLHIRELDINFNVGFFYTGTAIASFSMRFFAGQASDMYGRGRFITLSLLCYVISMVILVSAQTPPSLIVAALFEGAGAGMLLPITIALISDRCTFRERGKVFSLCVGGFDVGVAVGSAILGSLFLDFGGYTFLFTIAGIMATIALVIFMTSANKNLLSSLKFAWGNTPDYHALNIEKPS, from the coding sequence GTGAATTTTCTTAAGGTTTTTCAAACCATCGAGCGCCCCAAACTCGTTAACATGGGCATCCTCTTTGCTTCAGGGTTATTATTTTGGATGAGTATGTCTTCTCTCCTTCCCACCCTTCCCGCCTACATTGAAGACATGGGAGCGCAACCCAAACAAGTGGCCCTAGTGATGAGCTTTTTTGCCATTGGTTTACTCGGCTCTCGTATTTGGCTTGGACAATTAGCCGATGAAAGTCTGGATCGCTTTTTAAAAAATATTCCTCTTTTTCCACCCATCAATCGATTAATCTTTGTTTTCGGTAAATTAATCTTTGGTAGTTTAGTTTATTACCCCAGTCGTAAAGTAATTATACTCATTGGTACCACCGTAGCGGCGATCGCCCCTATGTGCTATTTATTCTTTAACCAAATCCCGCAACTAATGGCCATCAGAGCCTTCCATGGCATCAGTATCGCCGCCTTTACCACGGGTTACAGCGCTCTGGTGGTGGACATATCACCCCCCAAACAAAAAGGAGAATTAATCGGCTATATGAGTCTTGTAATTCCCCTTGGTATGGCAGTAGGGCCTGCGGTGGGTGGTTTTTTGCAAGAATATAGTAGTTATCAAACCCTATTTTTATTTTGTGCAGGATGTAGCATATTATCCCTATCCCTTGCCTCCCAAGTGAGGGAGTTTCCCCCCGAAAGACGAAAAGAAATCAAAGCACAAGAAAAAAACTCCTCCCCAAACTCTAATTCTGAAAAAGAAGATTTTGGTCGTAGTTTCAAAGAACTATTTTTAGATCGCTCATTTTTTGTACCCACCCTTGTATTACTCCTCGTTGGTTCACTATTTAGTACCATCGTCACCTTTCTTCCCCTGCATATTAGGGAATTAGATATAAACTTTAACGTCGGCTTTTTTTATACAGGAACGGCGATCGCCTCTTTTTCCATGCGTTTTTTTGCTGGTCAGGCCTCAGATATGTATGGTAGAGGGCGTTTCATCACCCTAAGCCTCCTGTGTTATGTTATCTCCATGGTTATTTTGGTATCCGCCCAAACTCCCCCCTCTTTGATTGTTGCCGCCCTATTTGAAGGGGCCGGGGCAGGAATGCTTCTCCCCATTACCATCGCCCTAATTTCTGATCGTTGCACCTTCCGAGAAAGGGGAAAAGTCTTCTCCCTCTGTGTCGGTGGCTTTGATGTGGGGGTGGCTGTGGGTAGTGCCATTTTAGGTTCACTCTTTCTCGACTTTGGCGGTTATACTTTCCTCTTTACCATTGCAGGAATCATGGCAACCATTGCCCTAGTTATCTTTATGACCAGTGCGAATAAAAATCTCTTAAGTTCTCTCAAATTTGCATGGGGTAACACTCCAGATTACCACGCCCTTAACATAGAAAAACCTAGTTAA
- a CDS encoding serine/threonine protein kinase (PFAM: Protein kinase domain~COGs: COG0515 Serine/threonine protein kinase~InterProIPR000719:IPR017441:IPR008271:IPR017442:IPR 020635:IPR002290~KEGG: cyt:cce_2822 serine/threonine protein kinase~PFAM: Serine/threonine-protein kinase-like domain~SMART: serine/threonine protein kinase; Tyrosine-protein kinase, catalytic domain~SPTR: Serine/threonine protein kinase), which produces MFKPISDLVKSLHKDSEELLANRYKIAGILGKGAMGQVYKAFDTNNNDSIVAIKFLSQALLDQKMRDRFQKEARISALLGEQSNHIVRVKDYGVDDSQVPFYVMEYLEGYDLDQLVKKQALSLPKFLSLTHQICLGLQCAHNGILINNELAPIIHRDIKPSNIFLAKDEKMGHFVKILDFGIAQIHNPDQSLTQKTFMGTPEYCSPEQMAEEDLKATSDIYSLGVLMYQMLTQDTPIKAEAHNFQSWYKAHNEFPPKKLPSYLELPKDLDNLIMGCLQKSPTRRPQSIREILKVIIALQKKYSEQNVSQNSSSPSLSSIDTIYNHTPWPKDKPQKKIVFPNLTEAKEGTFSSLWTMLEPAEVQHFQAKSTFCFGHFMFQANPHPMILWVNLLYNRNYEPKWLPCYLDLKTDIGYQISHNLIGQKKYHILLFELGNPSSYQQKLTINLSSEKIKQLQSFVFKASSWHGSKQPEGSKIILKKQFESVKKTILAAVARAK; this is translated from the coding sequence ATGTTTAAACCTATCTCTGACTTGGTCAAATCATTACACAAAGATTCAGAGGAGTTACTGGCAAATCGATACAAAATTGCTGGTATTTTGGGCAAAGGCGCCATGGGACAGGTATATAAAGCATTTGACACCAATAATAATGATTCCATAGTCGCCATTAAATTTCTTTCCCAAGCACTATTAGATCAAAAAATGCGCGATCGTTTTCAAAAAGAAGCTAGAATAAGCGCATTACTAGGAGAACAAAGTAACCATATCGTCAGAGTAAAAGACTATGGAGTTGATGATAGTCAAGTACCCTTTTATGTCATGGAATACTTAGAAGGATATGACCTAGATCAACTTGTCAAAAAACAAGCCCTTTCCCTACCCAAATTTTTATCTCTTACCCATCAAATCTGTTTAGGCTTACAATGCGCCCATAACGGTATTCTCATTAACAATGAATTAGCCCCCATCATTCACCGAGACATAAAACCCAGTAATATATTTTTAGCCAAAGATGAAAAAATGGGTCATTTTGTCAAAATCCTCGACTTTGGCATCGCCCAAATTCATAACCCGGATCAATCCCTCACTCAAAAAACCTTCATGGGTACCCCCGAATATTGTTCCCCCGAACAAATGGCAGAAGAAGATTTAAAGGCCACCTCCGATATTTATAGTTTAGGGGTTTTGATGTATCAAATGTTAACTCAAGACACCCCCATCAAAGCCGAAGCCCATAACTTTCAGTCATGGTATAAAGCCCACAATGAATTTCCCCCCAAAAAACTCCCTAGCTACTTAGAATTACCCAAAGATTTAGATAATTTAATTATGGGATGTCTTCAAAAATCCCCCACCCGTCGCCCTCAAAGCATCCGAGAAATTCTTAAGGTAATCATTGCCCTACAAAAAAAATATAGTGAGCAAAATGTTAGTCAAAATAGCTCCTCTCCTTCTCTTTCTTCTATCGATACTATCTATAATCATACTCCTTGGCCAAAAGATAAACCCCAGAAAAAAATTGTTTTCCCTAATCTCACCGAAGCTAAGGAGGGTACTTTTTCTAGTTTATGGACAATGCTAGAACCTGCGGAGGTGCAACATTTTCAAGCTAAATCCACTTTTTGTTTTGGTCATTTTATGTTTCAAGCAAATCCTCATCCGATGATTTTATGGGTAAATTTACTCTACAACCGTAATTATGAACCGAAATGGTTGCCCTGTTATTTAGATTTGAAAACAGATATTGGTTATCAAATTAGTCATAATCTGATTGGTCAAAAAAAATATCATATATTACTGTTTGAATTGGGTAATCCTTCTAGTTATCAACAAAAGCTCACCATTAATTTAAGCTCAGAAAAAATTAAGCAGTTACAAAGTTTTGTTTTCAAGGCTTCTTCTTGGCACGGTAGTAAACAACCAGAGGGGAGTAAAATTATCTTGAAAAAACAATTTGAATCGGTGAAAAAAACGATTTTGGCGGCAGTAGCAAGGGCTAAATAA
- a CDS encoding farnesyl-diphosphate synthase (PFAM: Polyprenyl synthetase~COGs: COG0142 Geranylgeranyl pyrophosphate synthase~InterPro IPR000092~KEGG: cyt:cce_0877 geranylgeranyl pyrophosphate synthase~PFAM: Polyprenyl synthetase~SPTR: Polyprenyl synthetase superfamily) — protein sequence MFDLQSYLKEKQKLVEKSLDESLPMGKPEKIYESMRYSLLAGGKRLRPILCLATCELMGGTDEMALPSACALEMIHTMSLIHDDLPAMDNDDYRRGKLTNHKVYGDDIAILAGDGLLTYAFEYVARETKGVPAENVLEVIKILTKAVGAEGLVGGQVMDLECEGKTDVTAEMLSFIHIHKTGALLEACVTSGAVLAGATQEDLSRLSIYAKNIGLAFQIIDDILDVTATTEELGKTAGKDLSADKATYPKLWGLEESKAKADELIESAIAQLEVYGEKAQSLKALAEFIVSRKN from the coding sequence GTGTTTGATTTACAAAGCTATTTAAAAGAGAAACAAAAATTAGTAGAAAAGTCTTTGGATGAGTCTTTACCTATGGGTAAGCCTGAAAAGATTTATGAGTCGATGCGTTATTCTTTGTTGGCGGGGGGCAAGAGATTGCGCCCTATTTTATGTTTAGCTACTTGTGAATTGATGGGAGGCACTGATGAGATGGCCCTTCCTTCTGCTTGTGCTTTGGAAATGATCCATACTATGTCGTTAATCCATGATGATTTACCTGCTATGGATAATGATGATTATCGTCGGGGTAAGTTGACTAATCATAAGGTGTATGGGGATGATATTGCCATTTTGGCGGGGGATGGATTGTTAACCTATGCGTTTGAATATGTGGCAAGGGAAACTAAGGGGGTACCTGCTGAGAATGTGTTGGAAGTGATTAAAATTTTGACTAAGGCAGTGGGTGCCGAGGGTTTGGTGGGTGGACAGGTAATGGATTTGGAGTGTGAGGGTAAGACGGATGTAACGGCGGAGATGCTCAGTTTTATCCATATTCACAAAACAGGGGCTTTGTTGGAGGCTTGTGTGACTTCTGGGGCGGTTTTGGCTGGTGCAACCCAAGAAGATTTAAGTCGTCTTTCTATCTATGCAAAAAATATCGGTTTAGCGTTCCAGATTATTGACGATATTTTGGATGTCACTGCCACTACAGAGGAGTTGGGGAAAACGGCAGGAAAAGATTTATCGGCGGATAAGGCAACTTATCCCAAGTTGTGGGGTTTGGAGGAGTCTAAGGCGAAGGCTGATGAGTTGATCGAAAGTGCGATCGCCCAGTTGGAGGTATATGGAGAAAAAGCCCAATCTTTAAAAGCCTTGGCAGAATTTATTGTTAGCAGAAAAAATTAG